Proteins encoded in a region of the Coregonus clupeaformis isolate EN_2021a chromosome 9, ASM2061545v1, whole genome shotgun sequence genome:
- the LOC121573561 gene encoding ribosomal protein S6 kinase beta-1 isoform X2, which produces MDDCEKFEISEDSVNKGTEQIRPECFELLRVLGKGGYGKVFQVRKVSGATSGKIFAMKVLKKAMIVRNAKDTAHTKAERNILEEVKHPFIVDLIYAFQTGGKLYLILEYLSGGELFMQLEREGIFMEDTACFYLAEISMALGHLHQKGIIYRDLKPENIMLNNNGHIKLTDFGLCKESIHGGTVTHTFCGTIEYMAPEILMRSGHNRAVDWWSLGALMYDMLTGAPPFTGENRKKTIDKILKCKLNLPPYLTQEARDLLKKLLKRNASLRLGAGPGDASEIQSHPFFRHIKWDELLARKVEPPFKPFLQSADDVSQFDSKFTSQTPVDSPDDSTLSESANQVFLGFTYVAPSVLENLKEKFPFEQKVRSPRRFLGSPRTPVSPVKFAGGDCWPRAPTQARVSSLLSPGASGSGDQPMEVGVEQMDVSSNAAEVSAPLPIRKPSGNTTTGGPFKKQAYPPMSKRPEHLRMNL; this is translated from the exons ATGGACGACTGTGAAAAGTTTGAAATCTCTGAAGACAGCGTCAACAAAGGAACGGAGCAGATTCGTCCGGAATGCTTTGAGTTGCTCCGGGTTTTAGGAAAAGGAGGCTATGGAAAG GTTTTTCAAGTTCGTAAGGTGTCGGGTGCCACTTCGGGAAAGATATTCGCCATGAAGGTCTTGAAGAAG GCCATGATAGTGCGTAACGCTAAGGACACAGCTCACACCAAGGCAGAGAGGAACATCCTGGAGGAGGTGAAGCACCCGTTCATAGTGGACCTCATCTATGCCTTCCAGACAGGGGGCAAGCTGTACCTCATCCTGGAGTACCTCTCAG GTGGGGAGCTGTTTATGCaattggagagagaggggatcttTATGGAGGACACAGCATG CTTCTATCTGGCAGAGATTTCCATGGCTCTGGGACACCTGCATCAGAAAGGCATCATCTACAGAGACCTGAAGCCAGAAAACATCATGCTCAACAACAACGGTCACATCAAGCTCACAGACTTTGGACTGTGTAAAGAATCAATCCACGGCGGCACGGTTACTCACACCTTCTGTGGTACCATAGAATACAT GGCCCCAGAGATCCTGATGAGGAGTGGACACAACCGGGCTGTAGACTGGTGGAGCCTTGGAGCTCTCATGTATGACATGCTGACAGGAGCA CCACCATTCACTGGTGAAAACAGGAAGAAGACCATTGACAAAATCTTAAAGTGTAAACTGAACTTGCCACCTTACCTCACACAAGAAGCCAGGGACCTTCTCAAAAAG CTGCTAAAACGCAACGCCTCGTTACGGCTGGGGGCGGGCCCAGGAGATGCCTCAGAAATTCAG TCCCACCCATTCTTCAGGCATATTAAATGGGACGAGCTTCTCGCTCGCAAAGTGGAGCCTCCATTCAAGCCTTTTCTG CAATCAGCTGATGACGTGAGCCAGTTTGACTCCAAGTTCACCAGCCAGACTCCCGTCGACAGCCCTGATGACTCCACGCTCAGCGAAAGTGCCAATCAAGTCTTCCTG GGCTTTACGTATGTAGCCCCCTCCGTGCTTGAAAACCTCAAGGAGAAATTCCCCTTCGAGCAAAAAGTCCGCTCACCAAGAAGGTTTCTGGGAAGCCCAAGAACACCAGTGAG CCCAGTGAAGTTTGCTGGGGGGGACTGCTGGCCCCGGGCCCCCACCCAGGCTAGAGTCTCGTCCCTGCTGTCCCCTGGGGCCTCTGGGTCTGGAGACCAGCCCATGGAGGTTGGTGTGGAGCAGATGGACGTGAGCTCCAATGCTGCTGAGGTGTCTGCCCCCCTGCCCATCAGAAAGCCCTCTGGCAACACCACCACAGGCGGCCCCTTCAAGAAGCAGGCCTACCCCCCGATGTCCAAACGTCCCGAGCACCTCCGGATGAATCTATGA
- the LOC121573561 gene encoding ribosomal protein S6 kinase beta-1 isoform X1 — MAGVFDIDLDQADENVSDDELEDGTQMSESMEQCSGFEFNMDDCEKFEISEDSVNKGTEQIRPECFELLRVLGKGGYGKVFQVRKVSGATSGKIFAMKVLKKAMIVRNAKDTAHTKAERNILEEVKHPFIVDLIYAFQTGGKLYLILEYLSGGELFMQLEREGIFMEDTACFYLAEISMALGHLHQKGIIYRDLKPENIMLNNNGHIKLTDFGLCKESIHGGTVTHTFCGTIEYMAPEILMRSGHNRAVDWWSLGALMYDMLTGAPPFTGENRKKTIDKILKCKLNLPPYLTQEARDLLKKLLKRNASLRLGAGPGDASEIQSHPFFRHIKWDELLARKVEPPFKPFLQSADDVSQFDSKFTSQTPVDSPDDSTLSESANQVFLGFTYVAPSVLENLKEKFPFEQKVRSPRRFLGSPRTPVSPVKFAGGDCWPRAPTQARVSSLLSPGASGSGDQPMEVGVEQMDVSSNAAEVSAPLPIRKPSGNTTTGGPFKKQAYPPMSKRPEHLRMNL, encoded by the exons ATGGCCGGGGTATTCGACATTGATTTGGATCAGGCGGACGAAAATGTGTCTGATGACGAACTCGAGGATGGG ACCCAAATGAGCGAATCCATGGAGCAATGCAGCGGGTTCGAATT TAACATGGACGACTGTGAAAAGTTTGAAATCTCTGAAGACAGCGTCAACAAAGGAACGGAGCAGATTCGTCCGGAATGCTTTGAGTTGCTCCGGGTTTTAGGAAAAGGAGGCTATGGAAAG GTTTTTCAAGTTCGTAAGGTGTCGGGTGCCACTTCGGGAAAGATATTCGCCATGAAGGTCTTGAAGAAG GCCATGATAGTGCGTAACGCTAAGGACACAGCTCACACCAAGGCAGAGAGGAACATCCTGGAGGAGGTGAAGCACCCGTTCATAGTGGACCTCATCTATGCCTTCCAGACAGGGGGCAAGCTGTACCTCATCCTGGAGTACCTCTCAG GTGGGGAGCTGTTTATGCaattggagagagaggggatcttTATGGAGGACACAGCATG CTTCTATCTGGCAGAGATTTCCATGGCTCTGGGACACCTGCATCAGAAAGGCATCATCTACAGAGACCTGAAGCCAGAAAACATCATGCTCAACAACAACGGTCACATCAAGCTCACAGACTTTGGACTGTGTAAAGAATCAATCCACGGCGGCACGGTTACTCACACCTTCTGTGGTACCATAGAATACAT GGCCCCAGAGATCCTGATGAGGAGTGGACACAACCGGGCTGTAGACTGGTGGAGCCTTGGAGCTCTCATGTATGACATGCTGACAGGAGCA CCACCATTCACTGGTGAAAACAGGAAGAAGACCATTGACAAAATCTTAAAGTGTAAACTGAACTTGCCACCTTACCTCACACAAGAAGCCAGGGACCTTCTCAAAAAG CTGCTAAAACGCAACGCCTCGTTACGGCTGGGGGCGGGCCCAGGAGATGCCTCAGAAATTCAG TCCCACCCATTCTTCAGGCATATTAAATGGGACGAGCTTCTCGCTCGCAAAGTGGAGCCTCCATTCAAGCCTTTTCTG CAATCAGCTGATGACGTGAGCCAGTTTGACTCCAAGTTCACCAGCCAGACTCCCGTCGACAGCCCTGATGACTCCACGCTCAGCGAAAGTGCCAATCAAGTCTTCCTG GGCTTTACGTATGTAGCCCCCTCCGTGCTTGAAAACCTCAAGGAGAAATTCCCCTTCGAGCAAAAAGTCCGCTCACCAAGAAGGTTTCTGGGAAGCCCAAGAACACCAGTGAG CCCAGTGAAGTTTGCTGGGGGGGACTGCTGGCCCCGGGCCCCCACCCAGGCTAGAGTCTCGTCCCTGCTGTCCCCTGGGGCCTCTGGGTCTGGAGACCAGCCCATGGAGGTTGGTGTGGAGCAGATGGACGTGAGCTCCAATGCTGCTGAGGTGTCTGCCCCCCTGCCCATCAGAAAGCCCTCTGGCAACACCACCACAGGCGGCCCCTTCAAGAAGCAGGCCTACCCCCCGATGTCCAAACGTCCCGAGCACCTCCGGATGAATCTATGA